CACCTTGCCTTTTCATTCAACTTTGAGGGTGTTGCACTTGCAAGTTGAATCCGCCACTACAAAAGAGCTCATTGCAAAAAATTTTCCATCCGCAGACTAAGCGTTCCACACAACTTCCATAGACATGCTGCACGGAGCTTTTTCTGGACTTTTCATAAAAAGAAAAAATATTTCAAATATGCTCCATATTCTGTTGAATTCTGGAGGATTCGCTCGTAAATCACTTAGCACAACAAGCAAATCAAACATGCTTGCTGAAGGTGGCGTAAGTACACTTGCAACAGCAAGCTACACCGCAAGATGCGCTTGGCTGCTCACCAATGGAGCAATAATTGAAAAAAAAGCTCTACATAAAATTGTTGCGCATCAGACAGCGCATGGGCATATTCTGGCCGCTGATGATCAACGGCACAGTACTCTTTGTTATATTTATACTTGGCAGCCTTGGGTATAAATATGTTGAAGGTTGGTCGCTGTTTGACGGTTTTTACATGGTGCTTATCACCCTTTCAACAATCGGATTCGGCGAAATACACCCCCTGAGCGAGCAGGGAAAGCTGCTTACCAGTGCTGTTATTATTTCTGGCGTAGTATATTTTGCGCTTCTCATTGGTTATTTTGTGCAATTGGCTTCAGAAGGACGCGTATTTCAAATGATGCGGAGGCGCAGAGTGGACAAGGCAATTGCGGCACTTTCCGGCCATTGCGTTTTGTGCGGTTTTGGCTTGGTGGGCCGGGTTGTGGCCGCTGAACTGGCCGCAGACGGCGTTGACGTGGTGGTGGTTGAAACCGATGACAAAAAGGCAGAAGAAATCGAGAGCGCGGGCTATTTTCTTGTGCTTGGCGATGCGACATCAGACAGCGTCATGATGCGTGTCGGGCTCGACAGGGCAAAGGCTCTTGTGGCTTCAATGTCCAACGACCCCGCCAACGTGTATGTGGTGCTCTCTGCCCGGGCCATGAACCCCGATCTCTACATTGTTTCACGCGCCAGCGACAATCGCCACATCAGCAAGCTCAAAACCGCAGGGGCCAACCGGGTCATACTGCCGCACATGATCGGCGGACAGTCCATCGCCCAAGCCATTCAGCGGCCCCTGGTGGAATCCTTCATGCACCGCAGCAACACCAACGATGAAGTGCTGCTCGATGAGTTTCTGGTTTCGGATACATCGCCTCTTGTGGGCAAAAGCCTGGCGGAAGCTGCCCTGACCAGATCGCATGATGTTATCATCCTCGCCATTAAAAGCCAGGATAGCCCCATTTTGCAAAAAACCAGGGCTGACACGGTAGTTCAGGCGGGTGATGTGCTGCTTGTGGCTGGATCAAAAATCCATCTGCAAGGCCTCAATGAAATGATGTAGCACCACACATCCCTTGCCGAGGCAGAAGACCGCGCAAGCTGAGCGGCCTTCTGCCAGAGTATCCCGCTAACCCTGATTTTTCATGTCGCGGATAAGCCCCTGAAGTACCTGAGATTGCTGTGCCAAATCCGCCACTGCCTTTGCCGCCTGCTCCATGGCCTGCGCTGTTTCTGACGAAATTGTGGCAACCTGCTCCACCGAATGATTGATCTCCTCGCTGGCTGCCGACTGTTGTTCGCTGGCCGTGGCTATGGACTGCACCTGATCGTTGACCAGGTGCACATTTTCCAGAATCTGCTTCAGCGATTCGCCGGAACGGATTGAAAGTTTTGTGGCTTCTTCGATGGATTCTGCAGACTTATCCACATTATCAATATTCTTTTTTGTGCCTTCCTGAATACCTCTGATGGCCTGCCCCACTTCTTGCGTTGCAGTCATGGTTTTTTCAGCAAGCTTGCGCACTTCATCGGCCACCACGGCAAATCCGCGCCCTGCATCACCGGCCCGTGCAGCTTCAATGGCGGCATTGAGCGCCAGGAGGTTTGTCTGGTCGGCAATATCGGCGATAACACTCATAATCTGGCCGATACCTTCTGCCTGCTGGCCCAGAGCGTTCATATCTTCCATGATGGACAGCGACTGTTCATGCACAGATTCTATGCCCTTGACGGCATCACTGACTATTTTTGCGCCTTCAAGCGCCTGCGTCTGCGCCTGACTGGAGACGTCCGCCGCCTGCTGCGCATTTTTTGCCACCTCAAGCACGGTGGCGTTCATTTCTTCCATAGCCGTAGCTGTTTCCCGCACACGGCTCGACTGTTCGTCCGCCCCACGGCTGGACTGCTCAATCTGGGCAGACAGCTCCTCCGATGCAGAGGTGACTATTTCAACAACGCCCTCGAGCTGCCGGGCCGCCTGCAGCATGCCCTCTGCCTTGGCTCGTTCCGCCTGCTTCCGTGCTGCTTCTGCCTCAAGGGTGGCCTGCTGGGCGCGTTCAGATTCTTCTCTGGCTTCCTGACTCTTTTGATCGGCCTCGGCTATTTTTCCCTTGAGGGCTGCAACCATTTGCTTCATGGCGCCAAAAACGCCAATTTCTTTCCGGCTGGGATTAAACTGCGCGTTCAGGTCGCCGCCAGCGATGCGCAGGGCAAGGTCAGCAAGCGATGCAGGTTCATCACCAAGCTGGTGGAGCATATTGCGGGCAAGCAGGTAGCCAAGGCCAAGGCCAAGCAGCAAGGACACCACAACCCCCGCCATGGTAATATTTCTGGCTAGTATAAAATCCGCCTTGCTTTGCTGGCTGACTTTCTGGGCATAAGCAATCTTTGTATTAACAACATCCTGAATCGTCGCTGCAAGATTGCGCGTTTTTTCTCTGCCTGTAGTCAAGGACATCTCTTGCGCCTTGGCTTTCATAGCCGGGTCTGTGGTTTTTCCCAACTCGACTGTCTTATTGTGAACGTCCCGCCACTCCTTGACCACGCCAGACATCTTTGAAAGGATCGCTTGCCCCTCTGCTGAAACAAAATATTTTTTTATTTCCCCAAGATAGTTATCAAGAACAGCGTATTCATCCGCAAGCGATTTGAGCTGTTTTTTGCTTTCTTCGTCCGTGGTACTTATGATGAGGTTTTTTTCTTCACGGACAATACGCAGCACGCTGATGTTTATGGATCTCGCTATATCAAGCCCTCGCATATGAATTGAATACAGCTCATCAACATCATTAGATATATTGCTCAATTCCCTTACGCTAAATGCTCCTACGCCAACTGTAAATAATGAAAGCAACAAACTTAACCCAAACAGTTTTTGCATAGTTGAAATTTTAGACATGTTCGTTCCTTCCTTGTTGTGTGTGCATCATAAAGCGTGAACCAGTCACTCGCCCCCACAAAATCGGCATTATTATATATTCGGCAATCACAAATATACGCTTAGGGGAATTTTTTAAAAACGTACCTTATCTAAAAACATATTTTAAGTAGTTTTTAGATTTAAAATAGAAAATGATACAATTATAAAAAAGTTTTATTAATTATTCGTCTAAATTTTCAGCAATATAATCGATATGAAAGTATCGGCTATCCAAAAAAAATTTTCCCCACCAAGCCCTGCAGTCCCTTTTGCAAATACAACACTTGCGCATCTTCCATATTCAATTACACTTTACAACACAGCACCACACCAGACTCTCATGTTTACTATAAAAAATTTGACACGACATAGACTACTTGACGATAAAATTTACAAATATTTCTTCCACAACATCGTATAATAGAGAATAAATTATTTTTTTATCAGAACAAAATTGTTAATTAAGTTTGACAATGACATTACCAAAATGATTCGTACATGTGTCGTCACAGACAGTACTGCTTGGCAGTCAACTGTAACAAATATCTAGACCAGTTTATTAAAACTGAGCTAAATACCAAACAGATACCTGCAGCGCACGATACTGGATACGATCAGTTCCCTTGCCCCTCTTCCTGCCAGCAGGCAGCCACGTACAACGGCACTTTGCCCTGTGATGAGCCCCCATGAAGAACATCCAGAAAGTCATGAAAAAAATTTCAGGCATCGCCGCATGCTCTAGCCTGGCGATACTGCTGACCGCCTCCCTTATTCTTCCGCAGGTTGCCCTTGCCGCTGTAATTGCGGATGGCGACTACCTCATTCAGATGGCAGACAGCGATCTGGCAGTAGTTTCCAGCGGCATGACCGTGAGGGAGCGGGTTACACTCGGACAGAACGAGCAGGCGGGCATCTGGCGCTTTGAGCACCTCGCCAACGACAACTACAAAATTATTGCGCCCAAGCTGGCAATGGTTCTGGATTCATCTGAAAGCAAAAAATACAATGGAGTTCCCACCATCATATTTCCTTGGCATGGCGCCAAAAATCAGCGATGGAAGGTCATTGAAAAAGGGGAATTATACAAGCTTATCAATCAGGAAACAGGCCTCGCCCTTGACCTTAAAGGCAATGTGCAACGCGTGGGAACGGTTTTTCAGGGATACACGGAGAACGCATCACGCGGGCAGCTCTTCCGCCTGACGCCAATGGGCAGACAAAGCCCGCCAACAAAGGCGCGCGACGGTCAAGAAAAGGAACCGCTTGTTAAATCATTCAGCAACGGGCCTGCGGGGCAGTAGATTAGCCCAGAGAACAAACTCTGCCGCCGCTTGCCTGCGCCAGCCTGCGAAGGAAACGCCCGACAGCGGGGATAGCTGGCGCACATGGCAAGAACGGCGCGACACGTCAAGTCAAGACAACAGCACCGCTGCACAATATTCAGGCGGGAACGAACAGATGCATTTTGTGAAGGCGAAGGGAATTTTATCCGCTAAAAATGGCATGAACATCTATCGCGGATGTTCGCATGGATGCATCTATTGCGACTCGCGCAGCGCTTGCTATGGCATGGAGCATGAATTTGAAGATATAGAAGTTAAAGAAAACGCCATAGAACTTCTTGAGAGCGCGCTTCAGCGCAAACGCAAAAAGTGCATGATTGGCACAGGTTCCATGACGGATCCCTATATCCCGGCTGAAATGGAAATCGGGAATGTGAGAAGGGCTTTGTCGCTGATACATGAGTACGGTTTTGGCTTTACCGTGATCACAAAGTCAGATCGAATATTGCGCGACCTCGATCTGCTGCAAAAAATTAATGAAAAGACCAAGTGCGTTGTTCAGATAACCTTGACCACACACGATGAAGAGTTGTGCAAAAAGCTGGAACCCAACGTAAGCACCACAAGGGAGCGCTTTAATGTGCTGCTTCGCTTACGCGATGCCGGGATCCCGACTGTGGTATGGCTTTGCCCCATTCTACCGTTCATCAATGATACAAAAGAGAATATTGCAGGGATCTTGGAGTATTGCGCCGAGGCAAGGGTGCGCGGCATCATCAACTTTGGCATGGGAATGACTCTTCGCCATGGAAACCGGCAATACTTCTATAGCCAGCTTGATCGTCATTTTCCCGGAATGAAGGAAAGATACATTCGCACCTACGGAACGCAATACATATTGAGTAGTCCGAACAACAAATACCTGATGGACTTTTTCCGGCACTACTGTTCGCAGCGTGGCATCATGCATGAGCCTGAGCAAATTTTTCAATACCTGAGTACGCTAGAAGAAAAGCAGGCCTCCAAGCAACTGAGCCTCTTCGGGTGATGTGCTGCATTCTGTGACTATGCAGAAATAAAAGCCATGATGCGTTTGCGTGTTCGCGTGCTGAAACTGGCAGAACAACAACGGAGTTTCGGTTCACCGCACCTGCATGAATTATTGCATCGCGAATTGTTCGTGCAGAACCACAAGCTGGCAGAGCAGATTACAACACCGAACGGGTGGACAGCAGTCTGGACACTGCATCCCCAACGAAGTACATAAGGACATCCACAATTTTGATGAAACCTATCCGAAGAAAGAAGAAAGCAAAAAGGCGCTGCAAAGCACAATCACCTCTATCTTAAGCTTGTCGCCAAACGGTTCAACATATCAGGATCACCCTTCGGGTGTGTTGGCTGAAATTCTTGCACAGGCAGAGCATAATAAACCGGCAATTTTCAGCCTGATGCAAAATGCATCAATCGGGGCTTGCCCCCCATAGCACCTGTGATTCCATTCGCCTGCGCTGCGGGCGTAAAAGATCACGACATCCTGCCACTAACAAGCACTGGAGTGCGGTACCCAGCACTAACGGAGCATCTGCACATGACCATGCCAACATCCCTGCCGCTTGATTGCGAAGAACTGCCAATTTACCCCATGCCCACTGCAAATCAATTGCGCATGGTGGAAGAAAGCGGCCTGTTTGACGAGACATGGTACCGCCGTTGCTACCTGATGGGCAGAACCGCCACCATGCCCCCGCTTGTGCATTATATGCAGTTTGGACCGCGCAAGGGCTATCAGCCAAACAGACACTTCATGCCGCTGAACTATCTGAGATTTCACCCGGAAGCACTGACGCAAAACATCAATCCGCTGCTGCACTATATACAAAACTTCAGACAGGTGACCGAACTGTCATCGCAAACAGATATTGATTTTCACCAGATTTACCATTGCGGCGGATTTGGTGGGAATGAAAGCTGCTCAGGCACAGGGTCATCACTACGGCAAACTGCAACATTGCGCCCAGAGCTGCAAAAAATCTTTCTCAAATATACTATCAAAAGTGTTTTGGACGTTCCCTGTGGCGACTGCAATTGGATTTCTGCAATGGATTTTACAGGTATCACATATACCGGAGGAGATATCGTTGAGGATTTGATAGAGAACAATAAAATTAAATTGGGCAGAGGGTTTTCATTCCTGGTGCTTGATTTGTGCCGTGGGCCGCTGCCAGCAGCAGACATGCTGCTGACACGAGACTGCTTTGTGCATTTGAGCTTTGAGGAAATTTTTAAGGCTCTGGCCACCATAAAGAACAGTGACATCAACTATTTTGCCGCCACAACATTTACCAATTGCACAAAAAATTACGATCTGGACCAGATCACCCGCTGGCGCCCCTTGAACCTGTGCCTGCCGCCCTTCAACCTCCCCGCCCCTTCTGACCTGATCAACGAAAACTGTACGGAGAATGCCGGTCAGTACCAGGACAAATGTCTGGCAATATGGGAAGTGACGCAACTGTAGAATATACGGCGAGCTACTTGCGACAACTGCGTGCTGTGCCGCGGGCGCAGAACCATTCACATCCGGCACCCCAAAAGCCTGCCACGCTAAACACGCCTTTGACTCAGTTTTACTATCACATTGAAATACTACAAAGTTAATATATTGCATTGATATTTTTGTCAGCGCATTCCACAAAAGTGTACATTTAAAAAAATAGCAATGAAGCAGATCATCCAATAGCCAGCCAATTACCAAATCACACGCTGATCGCCTACACTTTCTTAACGTTGCGCAACAATTGTGAAATTCTGTAAATCACACCTTTGCGATCCCATTCAACGCAAGAAAGGGATAGTTAAACTTTCGTCTAACTATCCCTTTCTTGGATAAATGGTCGGAGCGAAAGGATTCGAACCTTCGACCCCCTGCTCCCAAAGCAGGTGCGCTACCAGGCTGCGCCACGCTCCGAAAAAAAACCCGCGCCGTTGCGGCGCGGGAAAATTGTGGGGCGAAAGATGGGACTTGAACCCACGGCCACCTGGGCCACAACCAGGTGCTCTACCTACTGAGCTACTTCCGCCACGGGAAAATTCTTATAAGCAGGTTATTTTAGTTTGGCAAGCATTTTTTCCACATAGCTTCATCTGGATTTTATCTAGAAAAGTAACTACACTTGCATCCGCTGCTTGGCTTGGCGGCAAAATACCCGCCAGCCAGGCCATTTGCCCGCCTCGCAAGCCATGGATATCGCATCTGTGATTCAGGCGCTTCCGGCACGTCAGGCGTCAAACATTTTTTCGGGGACACTCCATGGACAAACTGGTTATTGAAGGCGGCGTTCCGCTTACTGGCGGCATTGAGGTCAGCGGCTCCAAAAATGCGGCCTTGCCCATTCTTTTTGCCTGCATTCTGCTGTCAGAGCCGGTCACCATCACCAATGTGCCCAACCTGCGCGATATACATACCACAATCAAGCTCCTGAACATGTTGGGCTGCACCTGCGAATACAACGATCATCGGGTACAGGTGCAGCCCGGCAATTTACTGCCGGAAGCTCCATATGACCTGGTGCGCACCATGCGCGCCTCTGTTCTGTGCCTCGGCCCGCTGCTGGCCCGCATAGGTCAGGCGCGTGTGGCCCTGCCCGGCGGCTGCGCCATTGGGGCGCGCCCCGTAGACCAGCACCTCAAGGGTCTGGAGCAGATGGGCGCCAGCTTTCAGCTTGAAGAAGGTTATATCATTGGCCGCTGCCGCCAGCTCAAGGGCGCGCACATATCTTTTGACATGCCCACAGTGGGCGGCACGGAAAACCTGCTCATGGCCGCAGCTCTTGCAGATGGCGAGACCGTGCTTGAAAACGCCGCCCGTGAGCCAGAAATTGTTGACCTCGCAAACTTTTTGCGGGCCTGCGGCGCAAAAATCGAAGGGCACGGCACGTCCGTTATCCGCATTCAGGGCGTTACCTCCCTGCACGATGGGGAATACCCCGTCATGCCCGACCGCATTGAGGCGGGAACCTTCCTCGTGGCCGCGGGCATTACCGGCGGCGAGCTGATGCTGCGCAACTGTCCTTTCAAGGATCTTGAAGCCGTCATTCTCAAGCTGCGCAGCATGGGCATGGAGATCACCAACACCCCCGAGGGCGTGTTGGCGCGTTGCGCTGGCCCCCTGCGCGGCACGGATGTGAAAACCCAGCCCTACCCAGGCTTTCCCACAGACATGCAGGCCCAGCTTATGGCGCTCATGTGTCTTGCCGAAGGGGCCAGCGTTGTGGAAGAAAGCATTTTTGAAAACCGCTTCATGCACGTGCTTGAGCTCATGCGCATGGGCGCGCAGATCAAGGTTTCCGGCCACACGGCCATGGTGCGCGGCGTGCAGAAGCTCACCGGCGCGCCGGTGATGGCCTCCGATCTCCGCGCCAGCGCATCCTTGGTTCTGGCAGGTCTTGCGGCCAAGGGCGTCACCGAAGTGCGGCGCATCTACCACCTCGACCGTGGCTATGAGAGCATTGAACACAAACTGAATGCCGTTGGCGCGCGTATCCGCCGCGAGAAAGAATAAAAATCGTTCAGCTCCTTTTGCGGTTGCGCCATGCTGGCTGCCAGCAAAAACGAGCTGAACGTCTACGTTAAGACGCTTCGCCCGCAACGCGGGTTTCAGGAGGATTCCATGAAACGACTGGCGCTTCTACTGCTGCTGCTTTGCGTCACCTTGCTCAACGGTTGCGCATACACCGGCTATTCCATTTATGACGACCAGCGCCTGATGGGTACCATGTCGGACGACAAGGAACTCTCTGCCAAGATCAAGACGGCCCTGCTGGACGAAAGCTTCTCCGGCGGCTGGTCTGTTGCGGTATACAGTTTTTACGGCCATGTCTTCCTTGTGGGCGAAATACCCGACACCATGCAGGGCAAGGCTGTGACCATAGCCAACCGCTACAAACCCCGCTCGGTCACCACGCACTGGTTTACCCCCGCCACCAGCGACACCAGCAACTTTGTGCTGGCCACCAAGCTGCGCAAAGACCTTATTGCAACCAAGGGGCTTTCTTCCACCCGCATAGATACGGAAGTGAACTCCGGGCGTGTGGTTCTGCTTGGCGTGGTAAGGGATGATGCGGAAAAGCAGCTCGCCATCCAGGCCGCACGCGGGGTTGGTGGCGTGACCGGCGTAACAAGCTAC
This window of the Desulfovibrio desulfuricans genome carries:
- a CDS encoding potassium channel family protein, producing MDKAIAALSGHCVLCGFGLVGRVVAAELAADGVDVVVVETDDKKAEEIESAGYFLVLGDATSDSVMMRVGLDRAKALVASMSNDPANVYVVLSARAMNPDLYIVSRASDNRHISKLKTAGANRVILPHMIGGQSIAQAIQRPLVESFMHRSNTNDEVLLDEFLVSDTSPLVGKSLAEAALTRSHDVIILAIKSQDSPILQKTRADTVVQAGDVLLVAGSKIHLQGLNEMM
- a CDS encoding methyl-accepting chemotaxis protein, which translates into the protein MSKISTMQKLFGLSLLLSLFTVGVGAFSVRELSNISNDVDELYSIHMRGLDIARSINISVLRIVREEKNLIISTTDEESKKQLKSLADEYAVLDNYLGEIKKYFVSAEGQAILSKMSGVVKEWRDVHNKTVELGKTTDPAMKAKAQEMSLTTGREKTRNLAATIQDVVNTKIAYAQKVSQQSKADFILARNITMAGVVVSLLLGLGLGYLLARNMLHQLGDEPASLADLALRIAGGDLNAQFNPSRKEIGVFGAMKQMVAALKGKIAEADQKSQEAREESERAQQATLEAEAARKQAERAKAEGMLQAARQLEGVVEIVTSASEELSAQIEQSSRGADEQSSRVRETATAMEEMNATVLEVAKNAQQAADVSSQAQTQALEGAKIVSDAVKGIESVHEQSLSIMEDMNALGQQAEGIGQIMSVIADIADQTNLLALNAAIEAARAGDAGRGFAVVADEVRKLAEKTMTATQEVGQAIRGIQEGTKKNIDNVDKSAESIEEATKLSIRSGESLKQILENVHLVNDQVQSIATASEQQSAASEEINHSVEQVATISSETAQAMEQAAKAVADLAQQSQVLQGLIRDMKNQG
- a CDS encoding RICIN domain-containing protein; this translates as MKNIQKVMKKISGIAACSSLAILLTASLILPQVALAAVIADGDYLIQMADSDLAVVSSGMTVRERVTLGQNEQAGIWRFEHLANDNYKIIAPKLAMVLDSSESKKYNGVPTIIFPWHGAKNQRWKVIEKGELYKLINQETGLALDLKGNVQRVGTVFQGYTENASRGQLFRLTPMGRQSPPTKARDGQEKEPLVKSFSNGPAGQ
- a CDS encoding SPL family radical SAM protein, which produces MLNHSATGLRGSRLAQRTNSAAACLRQPAKETPDSGDSWRTWQERRDTSSQDNSTAAQYSGGNEQMHFVKAKGILSAKNGMNIYRGCSHGCIYCDSRSACYGMEHEFEDIEVKENAIELLESALQRKRKKCMIGTGSMTDPYIPAEMEIGNVRRALSLIHEYGFGFTVITKSDRILRDLDLLQKINEKTKCVVQITLTTHDEELCKKLEPNVSTTRERFNVLLRLRDAGIPTVVWLCPILPFINDTKENIAGILEYCAEARVRGIINFGMGMTLRHGNRQYFYSQLDRHFPGMKERYIRTYGTQYILSSPNNKYLMDFFRHYCSQRGIMHEPEQIFQYLSTLEEKQASKQLSLFG
- a CDS encoding class I SAM-dependent methyltransferase, producing MTMPTSLPLDCEELPIYPMPTANQLRMVEESGLFDETWYRRCYLMGRTATMPPLVHYMQFGPRKGYQPNRHFMPLNYLRFHPEALTQNINPLLHYIQNFRQVTELSSQTDIDFHQIYHCGGFGGNESCSGTGSSLRQTATLRPELQKIFLKYTIKSVLDVPCGDCNWISAMDFTGITYTGGDIVEDLIENNKIKLGRGFSFLVLDLCRGPLPAADMLLTRDCFVHLSFEEIFKALATIKNSDINYFAATTFTNCTKNYDLDQITRWRPLNLCLPPFNLPAPSDLINENCTENAGQYQDKCLAIWEVTQL
- the murA gene encoding UDP-N-acetylglucosamine 1-carboxyvinyltransferase, which translates into the protein MDKLVIEGGVPLTGGIEVSGSKNAALPILFACILLSEPVTITNVPNLRDIHTTIKLLNMLGCTCEYNDHRVQVQPGNLLPEAPYDLVRTMRASVLCLGPLLARIGQARVALPGGCAIGARPVDQHLKGLEQMGASFQLEEGYIIGRCRQLKGAHISFDMPTVGGTENLLMAAALADGETVLENAAREPEIVDLANFLRACGAKIEGHGTSVIRIQGVTSLHDGEYPVMPDRIEAGTFLVAAGITGGELMLRNCPFKDLEAVILKLRSMGMEITNTPEGVLARCAGPLRGTDVKTQPYPGFPTDMQAQLMALMCLAEGASVVEESIFENRFMHVLELMRMGAQIKVSGHTAMVRGVQKLTGAPVMASDLRASASLVLAGLAAKGVTEVRRIYHLDRGYESIEHKLNAVGARIRREKE
- a CDS encoding BON domain-containing protein; protein product: MKRLALLLLLLCVTLLNGCAYTGYSIYDDQRLMGTMSDDKELSAKIKTALLDESFSGGWSVAVYSFYGHVFLVGEIPDTMQGKAVTIANRYKPRSVTTHWFTPATSDTSNFVLATKLRKDLIATKGLSSTRIDTEVNSGRVVLLGVVRDDAEKQLAIQAARGVGGVTGVTSYLMFPQKAGQLDNMQPEHATGVSPMDGSMEPSGSPSSTPVPSGANSSGGSGDVESRELP